The following are from one region of the Phyllostomus discolor isolate MPI-MPIP mPhyDis1 chromosome 9, mPhyDis1.pri.v3, whole genome shotgun sequence genome:
- the CNDP2 gene encoding cytosolic non-specific dipeptidase, with amino-acid sequence MSALTTLFKYVDDNQDRYIKKLAEWVAIQSVSAWPEKRGEIRKMLEVAAADIKQLGGSVELVDIGKQKLPDGSEIPLPPILLGTLGSDPRKKTVCIYGHLDVQPAALEDGWDSEPFTLVERDGKLYGRGSTDDKGPVAGWLNALEAFQKTGQEIPVNLRFCLEGMEESGSEGLDELIFARKDTFFKDVDYVCISDNYWLGKSKPCITYGLRGICYFYIEVESSDRDLHSGVYGGSVHEAMTDLIALMGSLTDRKGKILVPGIHEAVAPVTEEELELYDKIDFELAEHAKDAGVQTLRHSCKKDVLMHRWRLPSLSLHGIEGAFSGSGAKTVIPRKVVGKFSIRLVPNMTPEAVGEQVTKYLTEKFAELHSPNKCKVYLNHGGKPWVSDFNHPHYLAGRRALKTVFGVEPDLTREGGSIPVTLTFQEATGKNVMLLPMGSADDGAHSQNEKLNRYNYIEGTKMMAAYLHEVSQLKD; translated from the exons ATGTCGGCCCTCACCACCCTGTTCAAGTATGTGGACGACAATCAGGACCGCTACATCAAG AAGCTGGCGGAATGGGTGGCCATCCAGAGCGTGTCCGCCTGGCCCGAGAAGCGGGGGGAGATCAGGAAGATGCTGGAGGTGGCCGCCGCGGACATCAAGCAGTTGGGTGGCTCCGTGGAGCTGGTGGACATCGGGAAGCAGAAG ctccccgACGGCTCGGAGATACCGCTGCCCCCCATTCTACTCGGCACGCTGGGCTCCGACCCCCGGAAGAAGACCGTGTGCATCTACGGCCACCTGGACGTGCAGCCGGCGGCCCTGGAGGACGGCTGGGACAGCGAGCCCTTCACCTTGGTGGAGCGGGACG GCAAACTGTATGGGAGAGGCTCGACCGATGACAAGGGCCCCGTGGCCGGCTGGTTGAATGCCCTGGAGGCCTTCCAGAAGACGGGTCAG GAGATCCCCGTCAACCTCCGGTTCTGCCTGGAGGGCATGGAGGAGTCGGGCTCCGAGGGCCTGGACGAGCTGATCTTCGCGCGGAAGGACACCTTCTTCAAGGACGTGGACTACGTCTGCATTTCTGACAACTACTGGCTGGGCAAGAGCAAGCCCTGCATCACCTACGGCCTGCGGGGCATCTGCTACTTCTACATCGAG GTGGAGAGCAGCGACAGGGACCTGCACTCCGGCGTGTACGGGGGCTCGGTGCACGAGGCCATGACCGACCTCATTGCGCTGATGG gCTCCCTGACGGACAGGAAGGGGAAGATCCTGGTGCCCGGCATCCACGAGGCCGTGGCCCCCGTgacagaggaggagctggagctcTACGACAAGATCGACTTCGAGCTGGCAGAGCACGCCAAGGACGCGGGGGTGCAGACCTTGCGGCACAGCTGCAAG AAAGACGTGCTGATGCACAGGTGGCGGTTGCCGTCGCTGTCCCTCCACGGCATCGAGGGCGCCTTCTCCGGCTCCGGGGCCAAGACCGTGATTCCCAGGAAAGTGGTCGGCAAGTTCTCCATCAGGCTCGTGCCCAACATGACCCCCGAGGCCGTCGGCGAGCAG GTTACAAAGTACCTGACGGAGAAGTTCGCTGAGCTGCACAGCCCCAACAAGTGCAAGGTGTACCTGAACCACGGCGGGAAGCCCTGGGTGTCCGACTTCAACCACCCTCACTACCTGGCTGGGAGAAGAGCCCTGAAAACAG TTTTCGGCGTGGAGCCGGACTTGACCAGGGAAGGTGGCAGCATTCCAGTGACTCTGACTTTTCAGGAGGCCACGGGCAAGAATGTCATGCTGCTGCCCATGGGGTCAGCCGATGACGGCGCCCACTCCCAGAACGAGAAGCTCAACAG GTATAACTACATCGAGGGAACCAAGATGATGGCTGCCTACCTGCACGAGGTGTCGCAGCTCAAGGACTGA